The genome window CATCCACCAACTCCCCTTAaatatccagccccaaatgtcaacagtgtcAAGATGGAGAAAACCTGGTTTAGCGTAACACTTCACacagaatacattttaataaacgCTCACATAATTTTTCCAGAAACAGTCCATAAGACAGTTATAACAGCAAATTGAATCATGTACTCTTTTATCATTACATTTTTCCTGGAATAACCAGCTCATGTCATAAAGTTGTCACAGTTTTGAAAAACTAGTAGGGAAAAGGTTTCAAGCCCTGTATTATCCTGCAGATGGTTGGCTACTGATGGGAATGGTGCTGAATGGCTCTTATATTACCTTCCTTTAAGCTTTGGACCTACTGTATACACAGACTTGTAAGCTTAATTACTTTGCCATGATGGTTTGTCATGCCCTGTGTTTTAtcacatatgttttaatatatatctgttttaaattttggGTGGTCCTAATTTGCTCAACAATTGCATATTGGAGAACTACTACTTAGGAGGCTTATGTTGCCGATTGTACTATATCATTATAGGACAAGTGATGATTTCAAAAGAGTTTTCTGTAAAGGATGCCTCGCAGACAGgacattcaagatggcagaggagtaagacgtggagatcaccttcagccccacaaaaacatcagaaatacacctatatatggaacaactcctacagaacacctactgaatgctggcagaagatctcagacttccaaaaatgcaagaaactccccacgtacctgagtagggcaaaagaaaaagaaaaaacagagataaaagaatagggacagggcttccctggtggcgcagtggttgagagtctgcctgccattgtaggggacatgggttcgtgccctggtccgggaagatcccacatgccatggagcggctgggcccgtgagccatggctgctgagcctgcacgtctggagcctgtgctctgcaacgggagaggccacaacagtgagaggcccacgtactgcaaaaaaaaaaaaaaaaaaaaaagaatagggacaggagctgcacctctgggagggagctgtgaaggaggaaaagtttccacacactaggaagccccttcactggcggaaaTGGGGGTGCTAGGGGgtagcttcagagccatggaggacagtacagcaacaggggtgcagagggcaaagcagagagatcccCACACAGAGGAACatggccgaccagcactcaccagcccgagaggcttctctgctcacccaccggggcagatgggggctgggagttgaggctcgggctttggaagtcagatcccagggagaggactggggttggctgcgtgaacacagcctgaagggggctagtgcaccacggctagctgagagggagtccagggaaaagtctggagctgcctaagaggcaagacaccattgctttggggtgcacgaggagaggggattcagagcaccacctaaacgagctccagagacgggtgtgagccacggctataagcgcagaccccagagacggggatgagacgctaaggctgctgctgccctgtgtgcaagcacaggtcactatccacacctcccctcctgggagcctgtgcagcctgccactgccagggtcctgtgatccagggacaacttccccgggagaacacacggcgagcctcaggctggtgcaaaatcatgctggcctctgctgccgcaggcttgccccacatccgtacccctccttcccccggcctgagtgagccagagcccccgaatcagctgctcctgtaaccccgtcctgtctgagcgaagaacagacaccctcaggtgacctacatgcagaggtggatccaaatccaaagctgaaccccgggggctgtgtgaacaaaggagagaaagggaaatctctcccagcagcctcaggagcagcggattaaatctccacaatcaatttgatgtaccctgcatctttggaatacctgaatagacaaagagccatcccaaattgaggtggtagactttgggaacaactgtagacttagggtttgctttctgaatctaatttgtttctggttttatgtttattttagtttagtatttagactttattatcattagtagatttgtttattgatttggttgctctcttccctttttatatatatatatttttttctctttttgagagtgcgtatgtgtattcttctttgtgtgattttgtctgtatagttttgcttttgccatttgttctagagttctgtctgttcatttgtttttcagggttttttttgtttgtttttttcaatatagtttttagcacttgttatcattggtggatttgtttttcggtttggttgctctcttctcttcttcttctttttaattacttgtttttatttaaataatttttctatattttttattttaataactttcttttctttacattttttctttcttttttttcctttgctcccttttcttctgagctgtgtggctgacagggtcttggtgctctggctgggtgtcaggcctgagcctctgaggtgggagagctgagttcaggacattggtccaccagagacctcccggccccttgtaatatcaattggtgagagctctcccagagatcttcgtctcaacactaagactcaGCTCCTCCCAATGACCAGCAAGacccagtgctggacaccctatgccacacaactagcaagacaggaacacaaccccacccattagcagagaggttgcctaaaatcataataaggtcacagacaccccaaaacacaccaacagccttggccctgaccaccagaaagacaagatccagcctcatccaccagaacacaagcactagtcccctccaccagtaagcctacacaacccactaaaccaaccttacccactgggggcagacaccaaaaacaatgggaactacgaatttgcagcctgtgaaaatgagaccccaaacacagtaagataagcaaaatgagaagacagagaaatatacagcagatgaaggagcaaggtaaaaacccaccagacctaacaaatgaagaggaaataggcagtctacctgaaaaagaattcagagtaatgataataaagatggtccaaaatcttgggaatagaatgGAGTAAATACTAGAAACAAttaccaaggacctagaagaactaaagagcaaacaaacaatgatgaacaacacaataaatgaaatttaaaattctctagaaggaatcaatagcagaataactgaggcagaagaacagataagtaacctggaagataaaatagtggaaatagctacaaaagaacagcataaagaaaaaagaatgaaaagatttgaggacagtctcagagacctctgagacaacattaaacacaccaacattcaaattatagaggtcccagaagaaaagaaaaagaaagggagtgagaaaatatttgaagagattatcattGAAAACTTCCGTAATACGGGAAACGAAATAGTCATGtctagaaagtgcagagagtcccatacaggataaatccaaggagaaacacagcaagacacatattagtcaaactatcaaaaattaaatacaaagaaaaaatattaaaagaagcaagaaaaaagcaacaaataacattcaagggaatccccataaggttaacaactgatctttcagcagaaattctgcaagccagaagggagtggcaggacatatttaaagcgatgaaagggaaaaacctacaaccaagattactctacccagaaagggtctcactcagattcgatggagaaattaaaaccttaacagacaagcaaaagctaagagaattgaggaccaccaaaccagctttacaacaaatgctaaaggaacttctctaggtgagaaacacaagtgaaggacaagacctacaaaaacaaacccaaaacaattaagaaaatggtaataggaacatacatatcgataattatcttaaatgtaaatggattaaatgctccaaccaaaagacatagactggctaaatggatacaaaaacaaggcctataagacactgatgaaagaaattaaagatgatacaaacagatggaaagttgCACCatatttttggattggaagaatcaacattatgaaaatgactatactacccaaagcaatctacagattcaatgcaatccttatcaaactaccaatggcatttttcacagaactagaacaaaaatattcacaatttgtatggaaacacagaagaccccgaatagccaaagcaatcttgggaaagaaaaatggagctggaggaatcaggctcctggacttcagactatactacaaaggtatagcaatccagacagtatggtactggcacaaaaacagtaatatagatcaatggaacaggatagaatcccagagataaactcatacacatatggtcacattatctttgataaaggagaaaagaatatacaatggagaaaagagagtctcttcaataagtggtgctgggaaaactgggcagctacatgtaaagattgaaattagaacacttcctaacaccatacacaaaaataaactcaaaatggattaaagacctaaatgtaaggccagatactatcaaactcttagaggaaaacataggcagaacactctatgacataaatcacagcaagatcctttttgacccacctcctagagaaatggaaataaaaacaaaaataaacaaatggagcataatgaaacttaaaagcatttgacattgaaggaaaccataaacaagatgaaaagacaaccctcagaatggaagaaaatattagcaaacgaagcaacagacaaaggattaatctccaaaatatacaaacagctcatgttgctcaatatcaaaaaaacaaacaacccagtccaaaaatgggcagaagacctaaatagacaattctccaaagaagatatacagattgccaacaaacacatgaaaggatgctcaacatcactaatcattagagaaatgcaaatcaaaactacagtgaggtatcaccccacactggtcagaatggccatcatcaaaaaaatctacaaacaataaatgctggagagggcgtggagaaaagggaaccctcttacactgttggtgggaatgtacattcatacagccactatggagaactgtatggaggttccttaaaaaactaaacatagaactaccatatgacccagcaatcccactactgggcatataccctgagaaaaccataattcaaaaagagtcatgtaccacaatgttcatggcagcactatttacaatagccaggacatggaagcaacctaagtgtccatcgacagatgaaaagatgaagaagatgtggcacatatctacagtggaatattactcaaccgtaaaaataaatgaaattgagttatttggagtgaggtggatggacctagagtgtgtcatacagagtgaggtaagttagaaagagaaaaacaaataccatatgctaacacatgtatatggaatctaaaaaaaaaaaaaaggttctgatgaacctaggggcagtacaggaataaagatgcagatgtagagaatggacttgaggacacagggagggggaagattaagctgggatgaagtgagagagtggcatggacatatatacactaccaaatgtaaaatagatagctagtgggaagcagccacatagcacacggagatccgctcagtgctttgtgaccacctagaggggtgggatagggagggtgggagggagacgcaagagggaggggatatggggatacatgtatacgtatagctgactcactttgttatacagcagaaactaacacacctttgtaaagtaattattctctaataaacatgttaaaaaaaaaaaggaagactcacaAATGTTAAGTAGAATCACACCTGCAGGCACAATTAAATATTCATGGTAGAGATGAAGGATTGAGAAACTTCCACTGCTTATATAGTGGAGGAGCCCTTCTCCCATCCTTGAAGGTGATTCCACCATTTGCTTGTGATGAAGTTGAAAGCTAAGTAGACCTGGAAAATGCGAACACCATCATTAAGAAGCAAATTGTTGCTAGAgtctctttcttattttactgCCTCGGAACTAAATTGAGAAAACAGTGAGACAAACAAATGTCTACCACATTGTTACCTCATTACCTTTATTGTTAAGAGTCATGTCCTCCAAAGGGATTCTAATCTagttgaagaaaaatagaaaacttgaataATCCAAACTGTCCAAAAATCTATAACTATATCaatttttttacagtaggtgATTTTTTCTTCTCGAAATGCTGGAGTCTCACCTCATTAGCCACCTTTGTTTGGCAGTGATAAAATTTCTCTTTGGGGTTTTAGTAAATGGCATCATTGTGGTTGTGAATGACACTCACTTGATCAAGCAGAGAAAGATGATTCCATTGGATCTCCTTGTTTCCTGCCTGGCGATTTCCAGGATTTGTCTGCAACTAGCCATCTTCTACGTTAACCTGGCTGTTCTTTCCTTGATTGAATTCCCTCAGCTTGCTGAGAAGTTCGTAATTCTCACATTTATAAATGAATCGGGACTTTGATTTGCCACATGGCTCAGCCTTTTCTACCGTGCCGAGATTGCCACCATTGCTCACCCACACTTCCGCTTGAAGGTGAGGATATCCAAGTTGGTTCCTTGGCTGGCACTTGAGTCCCTGCTATATGCATCCAGCATGGATGTTTTCCACAGCAAACATAGGTGgatattttccaaagaacacTTCCTGGGCCTTTTCTCCCCAAATGCAACCACCCAATCAAAGAAATACCTGCTTTACAGTTTGCCTTTCTTTTTGCTGAGTTTTCATTGCCATTACTTATCTTCCTTATTTCTTCTCTGCTCTTGATATTTTCTCTGGGGAGACACACCTGACAGATGAGAAACACAGCAACAGGCCCCAGGAACCCTCGCACATGCGTGCACATCAGCACTCTTCTCTCCATCCTGTCCTTTCTGGTCCTCTATCTCTGCCACTCCATGACAGCTGCTTTGCTCTTTTCCCAAATTTTCAACTTTAGAAGCTTCATATTTCTGTTCTGCATCTTGTGGGTTGGTTCATACCACTCTGGACACTCTATTACCTTAATTTTAGGAAAtcctaaaatgaaacaaaatgcaaagaaattgCTCCTCCACAGAAAGTGCTGTCAGTGAGAGAGAACTTTGATCCAGTCAAAACACTGGCAGTTCAGTGAGTTAACAGTGCCTGCCATGCCTCCCTAAACAAACGAAGAAGTCTGTTCATAAATATACAAAACATCATCTAAAGATTATTTGTCCAACCTGAGACATTTTTAtggattctttcctttttcaaaggGTTACACTGATTTTCAAAGCATAATGCATGTTGCTGGATTACATCAATGTCAGTACCCTTGCCAGATGTTACCTAACTGTTGAAGCCTGGGTAAGTGGTACAGGgatctttctgtattatttcttatgacTGCATGCGagtctacaattatctcaaaataaaaagtttaaagaaaaagggaAGCACATGTTTGAACTTGTGATGGAAGAAAGATGCACGAATGTCGTGGGGACCCTGTGTGTCTGATGCCTGGTCTTAGATGATTTATCCTGGCTGGAAGCGCTGATTGTTCATTTCTTGTCTACCTGGATATTATTTCTGCACTATTTGTTAGAGTCACAGACAATAGAACCATTTTTCCTCATCAGATCAGAGAGGAAGCTGAGGACaggctgtctttctctgtccttgTAAGCAGGCTCACCTGCTCCATGGTGCCAAGATCCTAGATGCCATGGTGACGTGTCCCATCACCTGGTAAAAAGGCAGACagatagaagaggaagagaaatcaaGGGCTGAACTCTCATTTTCCATTTCCCCTAATTGGACACACTGAACAGACAATAGCTTGCAAATATATTTCACTTTGCACTTGTGTTCTCAGCTTTGGGACCCTTTCAACTGATGGTGGCAATTGGGAGCTCCTATCACGTTGCATGTCTTCCCCATGAAGTGACATCAGTAGGTGGGTGGGCTGGAGGTATCTCCATCTGCTTGAAGTCACAAATGCATTTTCTATTTGACGATGACATTGGATGCTAgctaagatatatatgtatatttctaaaaCAACCTCAGAAATCTTTTGCTCCCAGCGAAGCAAAAGATGTTCCTCATTTTGGCTATAGCTTATAACTTCACACATGATGATAGAAAATGTGTTTAGGTTTGCCAATCACCAATAATGTGGATTCAAATATTGGTTTATAAGCCTAAGACATGCAGGCATGGTTGTACTAAACTGAGGTCTTTGCTTCAGAAGATCCAGGGAAATATTCATCTTCCTGGGTGTGGGAAAGCTCTGAGGCTGTTCTTCCTCTTCCCACAGAGGAAAGAGCAAAATAACAGCCTTGGTCTTCCTGCTATTTTGTTTTCCCATGTCCCAATAGGTGGGAGGTTTATAGCTAATTGTGCACTCAGGTGGTCAGCTCTGGGAAGAGCAGTGGTGTAACAGAGGTGATGATTGCCCCTTCCTTTGGAGGGGACAGTGAGgaatcacttttattttctgtacatCTCAAGTTCAGATGCCTTATCCTTGAATCGTGGTATGTATACCTGCAGGTGGAGAAAAGGAGAGCAGAAGAGATTTCAAATATTCAGGGGAAAACTTGTAAATATACAATTCTCATGTGACTTTTTTACTCAGATGCCAAATTCTCATTCAATTTCATGCAACTCCTGCTTTAATAATGCTGGTTAATGAGATGAATACGAAGATATGATTGTTCGTATGCTTGAAAGTTACCAAAGTTATAAAAAAGATAATGCATGCTAAAGCAAACTCTTCTAGAGATGCTTTTGCAGTCCACTTTCctagaaatatatttcttccaGAAACATCGCCTAGCTATCACGTTGATGGGTAGTGCGTGGGACAATAATTGCTCCATCGTTGAAGCAAAAGTaactgggtcttttgtgtctctggaGCCACCCTTATGTGGACTCCCTAACCTTGACAAATTGTTTTTGTCCTGCTCATTTAGCATGGGGTTAGCCTCTATCATGATATGGCATTGTCCTCCACCCCATCCCTGAATTTTTTGAGATGGGGTGGGACACAGTTGCCCAGGAGACTTGGCTGTGGGATCACATGCCCACGGGTCCAGCCAGAGGACTGCTGACTGCAGGATGAGGCACTGTCCACCCTTCCCCTACTTCCTGTGGCCTTCCTGCTCAGTCAGCAACAAAGGAGATGGGCAAAGAGGCAGGCTCTTATTGAAAAGGGGGCCAGCAATAACATTCCATTCCATTTCAGAGAGAGGTCAGACACCCCCAAACCAGGAGACAAATGCTACCACTTTGCATCCCATTCTCCATTCTGATGTTGACCCCTTCAGTGCCCAAAGTCCAGGGATTCTCTGAGGTTTCAGTGACCATAAGATTGTGACTCCAACCAAGAAGGTTAAATCTGTGTGCTTATAGCAACAGATTTCTCAAAATATAAATGCTGCAACAATTTGACTCAGGAAATAAACGCAACAATTTAAAAACTCTCACAGATTAAGAATGTCTTTTAAATTCTCAGTCTCTCATTCAAATGTAGTAAAGGCTTGAATTTAGAATAATCTGGACCTAAAAATGGGAGGAAGACATTAGCATTTAATGTTTACTTGTCTTCTTTAGGTTAGGGACCACCCATTCTAGAGACTTTAGACAGTTTAAATATTATGCTCCATGTGCTTAAGTACAGTCATTCTTGTCAAACTATAAGTATTCTAATTTTAGGCTTGGGAAATCTGATTTCCACACTTTTTGGGCATGTAGACCTATATCTCGTTGGGTGAGAGGAGGGATAGGTAGTCAGAAAtatccaagaaagaaagaaaccagccAGGTCATGCAAATCAACTTTGGCAATCAGTGAGATAACAGATGTTGCAGACAGATGGCGCTCATATTGGAGAACAATTCAAATGACGGGGCAGGGAGACTCACCTGTTTTAAAGAGGGTCTTGCTAGGGTATGCGTTTGGAATCACATTAGAGATTGTATTAACACAAACTTAATGTCAGtggtatattctttttaaaagaattattcttTTGCCACCTAATCATTGTAGACTGTCATCTGAAAACTTTATGCTGGGAAAAGGGTAGGGACTGAGAAAATCAGTCACCACGAGCTGAAAACATCAAGATTTTGGGGGGGGAATCAACATAAATTCAGATAGCTCATGGGCTTTTGTTTCATTGTCTTCCTATTTAAAGCTAGcatctcctcccccctccttgATACATTAGACCATCCGATGCATCACTCCATACCTTTGCAGGACGAAATAATGATTGCGTTTGAGATGTGATTTAAACATTTGGCGTCATATCTGTGACATCTGGATCTACTTAATCATTCTGGTTGGGGGTCAGGTTGGTGATTTTAgcctgtaatttaaaacattcaaatCAATGAAGTgtgggtttcctttttttctttttggtgctctatttgtttctgttttaaatgtttctccACAAGATCAGCAATACAacataattttgaataaaatacctacttaAATCTCTGAAAAcatgtctgtttttaaaatgatgactgaagattcattttatttcaaccTCAACATTCTTGAGCGAAAACATACCTTGTGACTGTTTCAATTTTTGAGGTTGGAATGCATGTTCTTAAGTGAAATCTTTAGTTTCTAGTAACTAAAATTTCCTCCTCCTATAGATTTGTATAAGTCATATAATATAAGCACGTACCCTGTGTTAACCAGGTAGAATTTGAATTTAGGAGTATCTAAGGCCCCTTAGCTAGACTGGGCTCAGCACATGGTAAGCACGCTCTGAATGACCTAGATTCCAGAACCACTGGGGAAACTTCAGATTCTTCTGAAGATAAGCAGGTGGAAatggattggaaaaaaaaaaataagtggctAACAGCGAGCTAGGATATTGTATTACTAAATATATGGGAGGCCCTCTGGCCACAAACTCACTCATTTGGAGAGCAAGAGCTATGCTTTTGACTGCAGATTAATACGTTTTACTTCACTTGAAACCTGGAGAATTGGCTTCCAGAAAGCATTGACCAGCTATAGTCAAAAAACTCGGTTTCATGACAAATATTCTCTAGCATATGCACCACTGTGTGTCTGTTGTCATACTTGAAATTCTTGAGTCAAGGACTTGTGCCTTTGATCATGGAGGCATGATGTCCTTAATGGCACTACTTGATGACGGATGTGGAGAACAGGTTctatgggaggagagaggaagcctTGAGCATAATAATTTAAATTGGGAGGCTAAGTagatttgtgtcatactttataGAGATCAGAAACTAATCCATACATAAGACAAACCACTGTCTTCCAAAGCCAGTAACTTGGCCTCCTCCGTTCTTGCTAGAACTGCCCCTACTTATTTGGGTCATTTAGGCAACGTCTGTGCAATGCTGTAAGCGCAGTAATGAGCTGAGACTCTGTTCCttgatctataaaatggggatgataatgatAGGTACCACATGCTTAATAAAGTTCCAGGTATGTAATTGTGAGTAGTAATGGAGGCAAACCCTAAGTAAGGGGGCTGAAATAGATATGGTCACAGGGAATCTCCAGCAGCACCTTGGGATGGGGCGGGGGGCATTGGGAAGAAACTTGTTGAACAATAGAGGGTCATATTAAAGCCTGATTTGGAATCTAGACCCAGCACTCGTGAATTGGGTGACTTGACGAGCCTGAAGCTcatgtttccccatctgtgaagtgggcacACGGATTATCACAGGCTGAATGAGATATGCTAATGAACCAATGGAATCCATGCCTGGCTGCCGCTagtggtgttttttgttgttaaaccATATGTAACTGCTGAAATGGGGCCATTTT of Delphinus delphis chromosome 3, mDelDel1.2, whole genome shotgun sequence contains these proteins:
- the TAS2R1 gene encoding LOW QUALITY PROTEIN: taste receptor type 2 member 1 (The sequence of the model RefSeq protein was modified relative to this genomic sequence to represent the inferred CDS: inserted 1 base in 1 codon; substituted 2 bases at 2 genomic stop codons) yields the protein MLESHLISHLCLAVIKFLFGVLVNGIIVVVNDTHLIKQRKMIPLDLLVSCLAISRICLQLAIFYVNLAVLSLIEFPQLAEKFVILTFINESGLXFATWLSLFYRAEIATIAHPHFRLKVRISKLVPWLALESLLYASSMDVFHSKHRWIFSKEHFLGLFSPNATTQXKEIPALQFAFLFAEFSLPLLIFLISSLLLIFSLGRHTXQMRNTATGPRNPRTCVHISTLLSILSFLVLYLCHSMTAALLFSQIFNFRSFIFLFCILWVGSYHSGHSITLILGNPKMKQNAKKLLLHRKCCQ